A window of Perognathus longimembris pacificus isolate PPM17 chromosome 6, ASM2315922v1, whole genome shotgun sequence contains these coding sequences:
- the Dusp15 gene encoding dual specificity protein phosphatase 15 isoform X1, which yields MGNGMTKVLPGLYLGNFIDAKDSDQLGRNKITHILSIHESPQPLLKDITYLRIPLADTPEVLIKKHFKECITFIHCCRLGGGNCLVHCFAGISRSTTIVTAYVMTVTGLGWREVLEAIKATRPIANPNPGFRQQLEEFGWGNSRKLRRQLEERFGESPFRDEEDLRALLPLCRRCRRSSAAPAATHPATSDGSLQRLVPRAPRDTHRPLPLLSRVKQTFSCLPRCLSRKGGK from the exons ATGGGGAATGGCATGACCAAG GTGCTTCCTGGACTCTACCTGGGAAACTTCATTG ATGCCAAAGACTCAGATCAGCTGGGCCGGAATAAGATCACACACATACTCTCTATCCATGAGTCACCCCAGCCTCTGCTGAAG GATATTACTTACCTTCGCATCCCATTGGCTGATACTCCTGAGGTACTCAT aaaaaaGCACTTCAAAGAATGTATCACCTTCATCCACTGTTGCCGTCTTGGTGGAGGGAACTGCCTTGTGCACTG TTTTGCAGGCATCTCCCGCAGCACCACCATTGTGACGGCCTATGTGATGACGGTGACCGGGCTAGGCTGGCGGGAAGTGCTGGAAGCCATCAAGGCCACCCGGCCCATCGCGAACCCCAACCCGGGCTTTAGGCAGCAGCTTGAAGAGTTTGGCTGGGGGAATTCACGGAAG ctccggCGGCAGCTGGAGGAGCGCTTCGGGGAGAGCCCGTTCCGCGACGAGGAGGACCTGCGCGCGTTGCTGCCGCtgtgccgccgctgccgccggaGCTCGGCCGCCCCGGCCGCCACGCACCCGGCCACGTCGGACGGGAGCCTGCAGCGCCTGGTGCCGCGCGCGCCCCGGGACACGCACCGGCCGCTGCCGCTGCTGTCGCGCGTCAAGCAGACCTTCTCCTGCCTCCCGCGCTGTCTGTCCCGCAAGGGCGGCAAGTGA
- the Dusp15 gene encoding dual specificity protein phosphatase 15 isoform X2, protein MTVTGLGWREVLEAIKATRPIANPNPGFRQQLEEFGWGNSRKLRRQLEERFGESPFRDEEDLRALLPLCRRCRRSSAAPAATHPATSDGSLQRLVPRAPRDTHRPLPLLSRVKQTFSCLPRCLSRKGGK, encoded by the exons ATGACGGTGACCGGGCTAGGCTGGCGGGAAGTGCTGGAAGCCATCAAGGCCACCCGGCCCATCGCGAACCCCAACCCGGGCTTTAGGCAGCAGCTTGAAGAGTTTGGCTGGGGGAATTCACGGAAG ctccggCGGCAGCTGGAGGAGCGCTTCGGGGAGAGCCCGTTCCGCGACGAGGAGGACCTGCGCGCGTTGCTGCCGCtgtgccgccgctgccgccggaGCTCGGCCGCCCCGGCCGCCACGCACCCGGCCACGTCGGACGGGAGCCTGCAGCGCCTGGTGCCGCGCGCGCCCCGGGACACGCACCGGCCGCTGCCGCTGCTGTCGCGCGTCAAGCAGACCTTCTCCTGCCTCCCGCGCTGTCTGTCCCGCAAGGGCGGCAAGTGA